DNA from Caldisericia bacterium:
TATCCTGATGGAGTTTATAGAGTTGGGCCACTTGCAAGATTAAATGCATCAGATAAAATTTCAACACCTCTTGCTAATGAAGAGTTTAAGAAATTTAAGGAAATGGGTAATGGAAAACCAATTGAAGGTTCAATTTATTATCATTATGCAAGACTAATTGAAACAATTTATGCATTAGAGAGAGCAAAAGAAATTCTTGAGGATCCAGAGGTTGTGTCAAAAGATACATTTATTCCAGGAAAACCAACAAATAAAGAAGGTATTGGAGTAATAGAAGCACCTCGTGGAACTTTAATTCACCACTATTGGGTCAATGAAAAAGGTACAATTGAAAAAGCAAATCTAATTGTTGCAACAGGGCACAACAATTGGGCAATGAGCAAAGCAGTTGAACTTGTTGCAAAAGGTTTTGTTGATGGAAAAAATCTTAAAGAAGGTATGTTAAATAGAGTAGAAGGCGCGATAAGATGTTATGATCCATGTCTTTCATGTTCGACCCATGCAATAGGGAAGATGCCAATTGTTATTGAACTATATGATAAAAAGGGAAACTTAATTAATTTTGTCAAAAGAGACTAAAAAGGTAATTTTAGTTGGTTTTGGTAATGAATATAGAAGAGATGATGGATTAGGCATAAAGCTCCTGGACCTTATAGAAGATGAGAAAGTTAAGAAGATTAAGGTTCAGGAGCTTTCTTATTCTTTGATTGATGATATAAAAGATTATGATATTGTAATTTTTATTGATGCAAGTATTGAGGGGAAGGATGTAAATTTAAAAAAAATTGAAAAAACTCAAAAATTTTCACCTTTAACACATCACTTACCACCAGAAGAACTATTAATATGGGCAGAATTTATTAATAAAAAACATTATGATTTTTATTTGCTTTCAATAAGGGGTTATGATTTCGATTTTGGAGAAGAGATATCAGAAGAGGGAAAGAAAAATTTAGAAAAAAGTTTAGGTTTTTAAAAAAATTTTTAGAAACTCTTTAAAAATTGTCTTTTGTTATAATTAATTTATGTTAAAAGAAAAATTTAATGAATTTATAAAATTAATATTTGGAAAATCAAAAAATTATTATAAAGATAAATTTTTCAAAAATTTTCTTGATAATTTAATAGAAAAATTAAAAACAAATAAAACTAAAAAATTAAAAATTAATTGTATCCATAAAGATTTTATAAGAGAAAATTTAAGGAATCCATACTAATATGCTTAAAAAAATTTCAAAGAACTATATAAATAAATCTCAAAAAATATTAATGAATTTTAAAATTCTATCTAATGAAGAATACCTTTTTGATCTAATAAGGTGGACTTATGAGATTGTTGACCCAAAAAAACTTTAGAATATCCATTTTTTATTGTATAAATTGATTAAAATTTATTGAGTAATTTTGGAGGATGTGATGATTGACAAATTAAATGATTATTTTAAGGCATGTTGTTATATTGCATGTGGGATGATTTATCTTCAAGATAATCCTCTTCTTAGAGAACCGTTAAAAAAAGAACATATTAAAAATAGACTACTTGGACATTGGGGAGCAAGTCCTGGTTTAAGTTTTGTTTATGTTCATTCAAATAGAGTTATTAACAAATATGATATTAATGCTATTTTTATTGCTGGTCCAGGTCATGGTGCCCCAGGTGTAATTGCACCAGTTTATCTTGAAGGAACTCTGAGTGAAATTTACTCAGAATTTAGTCAGGATGAAATTGGATTAAAAAATTTATTTAAAGCGTTTTCTTTTCCTGGAGGTTTTGGAAGTCACTGTACTCCAGAACTTCCTGGTTCAATTCAAGAAGGTGGAGAACTTGGATATTCTTTATCTCATGCCTATGGAGCAGTTTTTGACAATAAAGATTTAATTGCAATAACTGTAATAGGCGATGGAGAAGCAGAAACAGGACCACTCTCTACATCTTGGCACTCAAACAAATTTTTAAACCCAATTACAGATGGAATGGTTCTTCCAGTTTTACTATTGAATGGTTATAAAATAAACAATCCAACAGTTTTATCAAGAATTGAAAATGAAGAACTTTTATCACTTTTCAAAGGTTATGGATATGAACCTATTTTGGTAGAAGGGGATGATGGTCTTGAAGTTCATGAAAAAATGGTTAAAGCATTTGATTATTCAATTGAAAAAATATTTTCAATTTGGGATTTAACAAGAAAGAGTGGTACACCAAAAAGATATCTTTATCCAATGATAATCTTAAGAACACCAAAAGGTTGGACTGCTCCAAAAAAATACAAAGATCATTTCATTGAAGGTTATTGGAGAGCACATCAAGTTCCATTTTCAGATGTAAAAGAAAACCCTGAAAGCCTAAAAGCTCTTGAAGAATGGCTTTTAAGTTATGAACCAAATAAACTTTTTGATGAAAATGGCTCATTAAGAAAAGATTTAAAAGAGCTTTCTCCAAAAGGAAGTAAAAGAATGAGTTCAAATCCTGTAACAAATTGTGGATTAATAAGAAAAAGTTTAATTCTTCCAGATGTAGAAAATTTTAAAGTTGAAATAAACCAAAGAATTAAAGATAGTTTTGAAAATACAAAACCCCTTGGTAATTTTTTGAAAGAAGTAATTAAATTAAATAGAAATAATTTTAGAGTTTTTGGACCAGATGAAACAAAATCAAATAGATTAGATGCAACATTTGAATATGGAAAAGCTTGGATGGCGAAAATATTGCCAGAAGATTCAGATGAAGGATATCTTTCTCCATATGGAAGAGTTATGGAATATCTTTCTGAACATACAATTGAAGGTTGGCTTGAAGGGTATCTACTAACAGGAAGACATGGTTTTTTAAATACTTATGAAGGTTTTTCTCAAATTATTTCTTCAATGGTAAATCAGTTTGGAAAGTGGATTGATATTTCAACTGATGTTTCATGGAGAGCTCCAATTTCTTCATTAAATCTTCTTTTAACATCTGTTGTATGGAGACAAGATCACAATGGTTTTACCCATCAAGATCCAGGATTTATAAATTCAATTGTGGATAAATGGCCTAATGTAGTAAGAGTATATTTTCCTCCTGATGCAAATACTCTTCTTTGGGTAGTTTGGCACGCTCTTCAAACAACTGATAGAATTAATATAATTGTTATTGATAAACAAAAACATCCTCAATATCTTACAATTGATGAGGCAAAAAAGCATGCAACAAAAGGAATTGGAATATGGGATTTTATCTCAACATATCCAAATGAAGAGCCAGATGTTGTAATTGCAAGTTGTGGTGATATTCCAACAAAAGAAGCAATTTTTGCAGTAAATATTTTAAAAGAAAATTTCAAAGATTTAAAAATAAGATTTATAAATGTTTTAAATCTTTTTACATTAACTCAGAATACAGAGCATCCAGACGGATTAACTGACAAAGAATTTGACTTATATTTTACAAAAGATAAACCAATTATTTTTAACTTTCATGGTTATCCTTGGCTGATTCATAGATTAACTTATAGAAGAACAAATCATAAAAATCTTCATGTTAGAGGATATAGAGAAAATAGAAAAATTGGTATTGACTCATCATATCTTGTATCGTTTTTAAAAGGAAGAGGTGGAATTACAACTCCACTTCAACTTGCAATTTTAAATCAAATAGATAGGTTTAGTATAGCAATTGATGTAATTGAAAGAGTTGAAAAATTAAGTGAAAAAGGTGCAAATTTAAAAGATAAACTAAAAGATATGCAGATTGAAGCTCTTGATTATGCTTATAAAAATGGAATAGATAAAGAGTAAAAATTTAAAAAAATAATATAAAATAAAAATAATGTTTAATAAATTATTTATATTTATATTAATTTTATTTTTTGTTTTTAATTTTGTTTTTTTAAAAGTTGAAGGTAAAGAAAAAGATAATTCTGTTTTAAATTTTGAGAAAAGTTTATATGAAATTGGAAGACTTTTATCAATTGAAAAAATAAGTAATGGAGGAAGAGATAAAATATTAAAAATTAAAAATTCTATATTATCAAATGGAAAAGAGAAACTTTTAATATTTATGTATCACGGTTTTTATGATGATCAAAATGATTTAAAAACAAAATATTTTATATCTAAATCAGAATTTGAGGAACACTTAAAAATATTAAGAGAATTTAATTTTAAACCTGTAAATATGATAGATATTTATTACTTTATAAAATTTAAGAAAAAAATTCCTGAAAGAGCAGTTTATCTTACTTTTGATGATGGATTTAAAAACTTTATGAAAGTTTATGAGTTGATTAAAAAATATGAATTTAAAGGTGGCATATCTATAATTACTGGATTTGTTAATGACAGATGGACTCTTGATTTAGATGAGATTTCTAAATTAAAAGAAGAAGGATATATCGATATAATATCGCACTCACATAAAATACATAACTTATTTAAGAAACTTGTTAAAAATAAAGATTATGAAACTATTAAAAATGACATTAAAAAATCTAAGGAGTTTTTAAATTTATATAATTTAGATACCTTTGCA
Protein-coding regions in this window:
- a CDS encoding hydrogenase maturation protease gives rise to the protein MSKETKKVILVGFGNEYRRDDGLGIKLLDLIEDEKVKKIKVQELSYSLIDDIKDYDIVIFIDASIEGKDVNLKKIEKTQKFSPLTHHLPPEELLIWAEFINKKHYDFYLLSIRGYDFDFGEEISEEGKKNLEKSLGF
- a CDS encoding phosphoketolase family protein, which codes for MIDKLNDYFKACCYIACGMIYLQDNPLLREPLKKEHIKNRLLGHWGASPGLSFVYVHSNRVINKYDINAIFIAGPGHGAPGVIAPVYLEGTLSEIYSEFSQDEIGLKNLFKAFSFPGGFGSHCTPELPGSIQEGGELGYSLSHAYGAVFDNKDLIAITVIGDGEAETGPLSTSWHSNKFLNPITDGMVLPVLLLNGYKINNPTVLSRIENEELLSLFKGYGYEPILVEGDDGLEVHEKMVKAFDYSIEKIFSIWDLTRKSGTPKRYLYPMIILRTPKGWTAPKKYKDHFIEGYWRAHQVPFSDVKENPESLKALEEWLLSYEPNKLFDENGSLRKDLKELSPKGSKRMSSNPVTNCGLIRKSLILPDVENFKVEINQRIKDSFENTKPLGNFLKEVIKLNRNNFRVFGPDETKSNRLDATFEYGKAWMAKILPEDSDEGYLSPYGRVMEYLSEHTIEGWLEGYLLTGRHGFLNTYEGFSQIISSMVNQFGKWIDISTDVSWRAPISSLNLLLTSVVWRQDHNGFTHQDPGFINSIVDKWPNVVRVYFPPDANTLLWVVWHALQTTDRINIIVIDKQKHPQYLTIDEAKKHATKGIGIWDFISTYPNEEPDVVIASCGDIPTKEAIFAVNILKENFKDLKIRFINVLNLFTLTQNTEHPDGLTDKEFDLYFTKDKPIIFNFHGYPWLIHRLTYRRTNHKNLHVRGYRENRKIGIDSSYLVSFLKGRGGITTPLQLAILNQIDRFSIAIDVIERVEKLSEKGANLKDKLKDMQIEALDYAYKNGIDKE
- a CDS encoding polysaccharide deacetylase family protein; amino-acid sequence: MFNKLFIFILILFFVFNFVFLKVEGKEKDNSVLNFEKSLYEIGRLLSIEKISNGGRDKILKIKNSILSNGKEKLLIFMYHGFYDDQNDLKTKYFISKSEFEEHLKILREFNFKPVNMIDIYYFIKFKKKIPERAVYLTFDDGFKNFMKVYELIKKYEFKGGISIITGFVNDRWTLDLDEISKLKEEGYIDIISHSHKIHNLFKKLVKNKDYETIKNDIKKSKEFLNLYNLDTFAFAYPLSIGSNDLNIHKILSELGFKMAFDGFNGYFVKNGINLFNIPRIEVSTRNGLNKKENFRNLIFNIVNNSN